A stretch of Pirellulales bacterium DNA encodes these proteins:
- a CDS encoding aminotransferase class I/II-fold pyridoxal phosphate-dependent enzyme — protein sequence MHPWLAQRTANFDSSGIRKVFDLAAKMKDPINLSIGQPDFPVPDAVKDAAIDAIRNDRNGYSVTQGISDLRTRLQAQIDAEYGHADRKVLVTSGTSGALVMAMLAMIDPGDEAIFFDPYFVMYPALVGMVGGRAVTIDTYPDFQIDVEKVAAAITPKTKMILLNSPANPTGVVAGAEQVRDLAELAAKHNIALLSDEIYRQFCYDGALPSPAAHNPQTIVVDGFSKSYGVTGWRVGWIHGPAAIIDKLTALQQYTFVCAPHPLQWGVAAALDVDMTAQARIYADRRDLIVDGLRDAGYEVAPTGGAFYVFPKVPRCAGSGSEFVARAIENELLVIPGGIFSARDTHFRISYAASEATLARGLDVLRRLRG from the coding sequence ATGCATCCTTGGCTCGCCCAGCGCACCGCGAATTTCGACAGCTCGGGCATCCGCAAGGTGTTCGACCTCGCCGCGAAGATGAAGGACCCGATCAATCTGTCGATCGGGCAGCCCGACTTCCCCGTGCCCGACGCGGTGAAGGACGCCGCGATCGACGCCATCCGCAACGATCGCAACGGCTATAGCGTAACGCAAGGCATCAGCGACTTGCGAACCCGACTGCAAGCGCAGATCGACGCCGAGTACGGCCACGCCGATCGCAAGGTGCTCGTCACCTCGGGCACCAGCGGAGCGCTGGTGATGGCGATGCTGGCGATGATCGACCCGGGGGACGAAGCGATCTTCTTCGACCCCTACTTCGTCATGTATCCGGCGCTGGTGGGAATGGTCGGCGGTCGGGCGGTGACGATCGACACCTATCCCGATTTCCAGATCGACGTCGAGAAGGTCGCCGCGGCGATTACCCCCAAGACCAAGATGATTCTGCTGAACAGCCCGGCGAACCCGACCGGGGTCGTCGCCGGCGCCGAGCAGGTGCGGGACCTCGCGGAACTGGCGGCTAAGCACAACATCGCTTTGCTCTCGGACGAGATCTACCGGCAGTTCTGCTACGACGGCGCCCTCCCCTCCCCCGCCGCGCACAATCCGCAGACGATCGTGGTCGACGGCTTCAGCAAGTCGTACGGGGTCACGGGCTGGCGCGTGGGTTGGATCCACGGCCCGGCGGCGATCATCGACAAGCTGACGGCGCTCCAGCAGTACACCTTCGTCTGCGCGCCCCACCCGCTGCAATGGGGCGTCGCAGCGGCGCTCGACGTCGACATGACCGCCCAGGCGCGCATCTACGCCGATCGCCGCGACCTGATCGTCGACGGGCTCCGCGACGCGGGGTACGAAGTCGCACCGACCGGCGGCGCGTTCTACGTGTTTCCCAAGGTCCCCCGCTGCGCCGGCAGCGGCAGCGAGTTCGTTGCGCGGGCGATCGAGAACGAACTGCTCGTCATCCCGGGAGGAATCTTCTCGGCGCGCGACACGCACTTTCGCATCAGCTACGCGGCGAGCGAAGCGACGCTCGCGCGCGGGCTCGACGTGCTCCGCCGGCTCCGCGGCTAA
- a CDS encoding DMT family transporter, with protein sequence MPYLAFLFICVVWGASFILMDRAMHAVGPLGVGMARLLGGAAVLAVYCLARRTWAQFRPIDWVHLTIVALLANTWPFLIQPYVMRQAGEHGFFGLMVTFVPLVTILASMPMLGQRPTPRQLVGVLGGLACAWLVVLDGTQRGIGAWDLGLALTVPLGYAVGNTYIKWKLDHLPAAPLSTAFLAIGGAALVPLRMSPAAMTALNLQGPAEPRDWPLAIGSLVLLGVVSTGAAILLFIWLVKTQGPLFAGMVTYVVPMLALVWGQVDDERLTPLQIAAVSGVLAMVALVQWGAARPLPSLGVDPDAASNPATLPTTIRN encoded by the coding sequence ATGCCCTACCTCGCCTTTCTGTTCATCTGCGTGGTGTGGGGCGCCAGCTTTATCCTCATGGATCGGGCGATGCACGCCGTCGGGCCGTTGGGGGTCGGCATGGCGCGGCTGTTGGGGGGAGCCGCGGTGCTGGCCGTGTACTGCTTGGCGCGGCGAACCTGGGCGCAGTTCCGACCGATCGACTGGGTCCACCTGACGATTGTTGCGCTGCTGGCCAACACTTGGCCGTTCTTGATCCAGCCCTACGTGATGCGGCAGGCCGGCGAACACGGGTTCTTCGGGCTGATGGTCACCTTCGTCCCGCTGGTGACCATTCTCGCCTCGATGCCCATGCTGGGGCAACGCCCCACGCCGCGACAGTTGGTCGGCGTGTTGGGGGGGTTGGCTTGTGCGTGGCTCGTCGTCCTCGACGGCACGCAACGCGGCATCGGCGCATGGGATCTGGGGCTCGCCCTCACCGTGCCGCTCGGCTATGCGGTGGGCAACACCTACATCAAATGGAAGCTCGACCATCTGCCGGCCGCGCCGCTCTCGACTGCGTTCTTGGCCATCGGGGGAGCGGCGCTCGTGCCCCTGCGGATGAGCCCCGCGGCGATGACCGCTCTGAATCTGCAAGGCCCCGCCGAGCCCCGCGACTGGCCGTTGGCTATCGGATCGCTCGTGCTGCTGGGGGTAGTGAGCACGGGGGCGGCCATTCTGCTGTTCATTTGGCTTGTGAAGACGCAAGGCCCGTTGTTTGCGGGGATGGTCACCTACGTCGTTCCGATGCTGGCCTTGGTGTGGGGACAGGTCGACGACGAGCGACTCACCCCGCTGCAAATCGCCGCGGTGTCGGGAGTGCTGGCGATGGTCGCGTTGGTACAATGGGGGGCCGCACGACCGTTGCCCAGCCTCGGCGTCGATCCCGACGCCGCCAGCAATCCGGCAACGTTGCCGACGACGATAAGAAACTGA
- a CDS encoding succinate CoA transferase, whose product MMNHYPRLTPEEAARIIRDGDLVAFSGFTPAGAAKVVPRALAEFARAEHASGRDFKIRILTGASTGPSIDDVLAEAEAISWRAPYQSSGPLRKLINAGKVEFVDMHLSHMPQMVLFGFLGQIDVAVVEASEVTRDGRVYLTTSIGASPTFLHTASKIIIEVNSAQSVRLSDMADIVTPKPPPYRPGLDLEHPLERIGRSYVIVDPNRIVGIVDSNEADELGPMAPADATSEAIAEYVVEFLARELASGRLPADFLPLQSGVGNVANSVMEGIGRQSEIPDFVMYSEVLQSAPFELLCKGRLRGASTCALTLLPEQMETLVDQIDELSPRLVLRPQEISNNPAVVRQLGVIAMNTALEVDLYGHVNSTHVCGRRMMNGIGGSGDFARNAYLSIFLCPSIAKGGRISTVVPMCSHVDHNEHTVHVVVTEHGYADLRGLAPAERAKRLIDRCAHPAYRDYLHRYLRNSGSGHIRHDLARCFELHENLERYGWMLPELSSENVKLATVS is encoded by the coding sequence ATGATGAATCATTATCCTCGACTGACGCCCGAAGAAGCCGCCCGCATCATCCGTGATGGAGACTTGGTGGCGTTCAGCGGGTTCACCCCGGCCGGGGCTGCGAAGGTCGTCCCCCGGGCCCTCGCGGAGTTCGCTCGCGCCGAGCACGCCTCCGGGCGAGACTTCAAGATCCGCATCCTCACCGGCGCCTCGACCGGCCCCAGCATCGACGACGTGCTCGCCGAGGCCGAGGCGATCAGTTGGCGGGCCCCGTACCAATCCTCCGGCCCGCTGCGCAAGCTGATCAACGCCGGCAAAGTCGAATTCGTCGACATGCACCTCTCGCACATGCCGCAGATGGTGCTGTTCGGGTTTCTCGGACAGATCGACGTCGCGGTCGTCGAGGCCTCCGAGGTGACGCGCGACGGACGAGTCTACTTGACGACCTCGATCGGCGCTTCGCCCACGTTTCTCCACACGGCCAGCAAGATCATCATCGAGGTCAACTCCGCCCAGTCGGTCCGGCTGAGCGACATGGCCGACATCGTCACCCCCAAGCCTCCCCCGTATCGCCCGGGGCTCGATCTGGAGCATCCGCTCGAGCGCATCGGCCGGTCCTATGTGATCGTCGATCCGAATCGGATCGTCGGCATCGTCGACTCGAACGAGGCGGACGAGTTGGGACCGATGGCCCCGGCCGACGCCACCAGCGAGGCGATCGCCGAATACGTCGTCGAGTTCCTGGCCCGCGAACTGGCCAGCGGCCGCTTGCCCGCCGACTTTTTGCCCCTGCAAAGCGGCGTGGGCAATGTCGCCAACTCGGTCATGGAAGGGATCGGGCGGCAGTCGGAAATCCCCGACTTCGTCATGTACTCGGAAGTGCTGCAGTCGGCCCCGTTCGAACTGCTCTGCAAGGGTCGGCTCCGCGGGGCGAGTACGTGCGCACTGACGCTCCTGCCCGAGCAGATGGAAACGCTGGTGGACCAGATCGACGAGCTGTCGCCGCGGCTCGTCCTCCGTCCGCAGGAGATCTCCAACAATCCGGCCGTGGTCCGCCAGCTTGGCGTCATCGCCATGAACACGGCGCTGGAGGTCGACCTCTACGGGCACGTCAACTCGACCCATGTCTGTGGTCGGCGGATGATGAACGGCATCGGCGGCAGCGGCGACTTCGCCCGCAATGCGTATCTGTCGATCTTCCTTTGCCCCTCGATCGCCAAGGGGGGGCGGATCTCGACGGTCGTGCCGATGTGCAGCCACGTCGACCACAACGAGCACACCGTGCACGTCGTCGTCACCGAACACGGTTACGCCGACCTCCGCGGCCTGGCTCCGGCGGAGCGAGCCAAACGGCTCATCGATCGTTGCGCCCACCCCGCGTATCGCGATTATCTGCACCGCTACCTGCGCAACAGCGGATCAGGGCACATTCGCCACGACTTGGCGCGATGCTTCGAGCTGCACGAGAACCTGGAGCGCTACGGCTGGATGCTGCCGGAGCTTTCGAGCGAGAACGTCAAGCTCGCAACGGTTTCTTGA
- a CDS encoding sulfatase: MAAVALVAAAASDVQAARPNILYIMSDDHAYQAVGAYGSILNETPNIDRIAAAGVRFDRCYVTDSICGPSRACLLTGKYGVHNGVRDNYTAFDGSQVTFPKLLQQAGYQTALIGKWHLKSDPTGFDHWDILPGQGKYYRPDFISPAGQRAEPGYVTEITTRLAVEWLKKGRDRDRPFCLLVHHKAPHRPWNPGTAHLGETAATEFPEAATLLDDYATRSAAARTAEMRISQMTLSTDLKVWTPDDNNRAWLYGHMTPQERAAWERTIDPRYKEFQRLNLAGDARTRWMYQHYLQDYLECIASVDDSVGELLDCLDEAGLAEDTIVVYTSDQGFYLGEHGWFDKRFMYEQSLRTPLVVRWPGVAEPGRVEGRIASNVDFAPTFLDAAGAAIPAAMQGRSLRSLAAGSEAPGWRTSFYYNYHEGPTRDHAVERHEGVTTGRHKLIRFTEIDAWELYDLEADPEEVRNRYDDPALELIQSELTAELRRLKAELSIRD; this comes from the coding sequence ATGGCGGCGGTCGCGCTCGTCGCCGCGGCGGCGAGCGACGTGCAAGCGGCACGGCCGAACATTCTGTACATCATGTCCGACGACCACGCCTATCAGGCCGTGGGGGCGTACGGATCGATCCTGAACGAGACGCCGAACATCGATCGGATCGCGGCCGCGGGGGTGCGGTTCGACCGCTGCTATGTGACGGACTCGATCTGCGGGCCCAGCCGGGCCTGTCTGCTGACCGGCAAGTACGGCGTTCACAACGGGGTCCGCGACAACTACACGGCGTTCGACGGATCGCAAGTCACCTTCCCCAAGCTGCTTCAGCAGGCTGGCTATCAGACCGCCCTGATCGGCAAGTGGCACCTCAAGAGCGACCCGACGGGGTTCGATCACTGGGACATTCTGCCCGGACAGGGAAAGTACTATCGACCCGACTTCATCAGCCCGGCGGGCCAGCGGGCCGAGCCGGGGTACGTGACCGAGATCACGACCCGGCTCGCCGTGGAGTGGCTCAAGAAGGGCCGCGACCGCGACCGGCCGTTCTGCCTGTTGGTGCATCACAAGGCGCCCCACCGGCCGTGGAATCCCGGGACGGCCCACCTGGGCGAAACGGCCGCGACGGAATTTCCCGAGGCCGCGACCCTGCTCGACGACTACGCGACCCGCAGCGCAGCCGCCCGTACCGCTGAAATGCGGATCTCGCAGATGACGCTGTCAACCGACCTGAAGGTCTGGACCCCCGACGACAACAACCGCGCGTGGCTCTACGGCCACATGACGCCGCAGGAACGAGCCGCGTGGGAGCGGACGATCGATCCGCGCTACAAGGAGTTCCAGCGACTCAATCTGGCCGGAGACGCTCGCACGCGGTGGATGTATCAACACTACCTGCAGGATTATCTGGAATGCATCGCAAGCGTCGACGACAGCGTCGGCGAACTGCTCGACTGCCTGGATGAGGCAGGATTGGCCGAGGATACGATCGTCGTCTACACCAGCGACCAGGGGTTCTACCTCGGCGAACACGGCTGGTTCGACAAACGGTTCATGTACGAACAGTCGCTGCGGACGCCGCTGGTGGTTCGTTGGCCAGGGGTGGCGGAACCGGGACGAGTCGAGGGGCGGATCGCGTCGAACGTCGACTTCGCACCGACGTTTCTCGACGCGGCCGGAGCGGCGATCCCCGCTGCGATGCAGGGCCGCAGCCTCCGCTCGCTGGCGGCAGGAAGCGAGGCCCCCGGCTGGCGAACCTCGTTCTACTACAACTATCACGAGGGCCCGACGCGCGATCACGCGGTCGAGCGTCACGAAGGAGTGACGACCGGACGACACAAGTTGATCCGCTTCACCGAAATCGACGCTTGGGAATTGTACGACCTCGAGGCCGATCCCGAGGAAGTGCGCAACCGTTACGACGACCCCGCGCTGGAGTTGATCCAGTCCGAACTCACGGCGGAACTCAGGCGGCTCAAAGCGGAGCTGTCCATTCGCGATTGA
- a CDS encoding LacI family DNA-binding transcriptional regulator, which translates to MPVSIQDVAKRASVSISTVSRVLNRRNIVNETTRKRVEEAITELGYQPNVFARGLMLRRSHVLGLVLPDLHGEFYSEIIRGANVRARELGYKLMISSVAADDDGSELMATVADQALIDGVAVMVSEVDARTRATLSGVKGPLVVLDGEVLGVKHDSVVIDQRMGAVALIRHLVERRGARRVVFVGGLPTNFDTMERLAAAQEVTREAGVALEPGDIFHLDYLYDTAFELGQRKVREWSHRRASVFAANDEMAAGIIDAAIDAGLSVPDDLPVVGFDDTRIAAMTRPRLTTVRVPMSSMGAAAIDLLFQRITDPKRPVARLTLQSELVVRESCGAPEA; encoded by the coding sequence ATGCCTGTCTCGATTCAAGACGTCGCCAAACGCGCCAGCGTGTCGATCAGCACGGTTTCGCGCGTTCTCAACCGCCGCAACATCGTCAACGAGACGACTCGCAAACGGGTCGAGGAGGCGATCACCGAGTTGGGCTATCAGCCCAACGTGTTCGCCCGCGGGTTGATGTTGCGCCGTAGCCACGTCTTGGGGCTCGTGCTGCCCGATCTGCACGGCGAGTTCTATTCCGAGATCATTCGCGGCGCCAATGTTCGGGCCCGGGAATTGGGCTACAAGCTGATGATTTCCTCGGTCGCGGCCGACGACGACGGCAGCGAACTGATGGCCACTGTGGCCGACCAAGCCCTCATCGACGGGGTGGCGGTCATGGTCTCGGAGGTCGACGCCCGCACCCGGGCTACGCTGTCGGGGGTGAAGGGGCCGCTGGTCGTCCTCGACGGCGAGGTGCTGGGGGTCAAGCACGACAGCGTCGTCATCGATCAACGCATGGGGGCGGTCGCGCTGATTCGCCACCTTGTCGAGCGCCGCGGCGCCCGCCGGGTCGTGTTCGTCGGCGGATTGCCTACGAACTTCGACACGATGGAACGTCTCGCCGCGGCTCAGGAGGTGACTCGCGAAGCGGGGGTTGCGCTCGAGCCCGGCGATATCTTCCACCTTGATTACTTGTACGACACCGCGTTCGAACTCGGCCAGCGCAAGGTGCGCGAGTGGTCGCATCGTCGGGCGAGCGTCTTTGCCGCCAACGACGAAATGGCCGCGGGGATCATCGACGCGGCAATCGACGCGGGCTTGTCGGTCCCCGACGATCTGCCTGTCGTCGGCTTCGACGACACGCGAATTGCGGCCATGACCCGGCCTCGGCTCACTACGGTGCGGGTCCCCATGTCGAGCATGGGCGCTGCCGCGATTGACTTGTTGTTCCAACGGATCACCGACCCCAAGCGACCGGTGGCCCGTTTGACCCTGCAGTCCGAGTTGGTCGTCCGCGAATCCTGCGGCGCCCCGGAGGCCTGA
- a CDS encoding sugar ABC transporter substrate-binding protein: MAGPVVSPKFAAAWLALSLALGCSRGDQRAERIEFWAIGSEGEVVAPLVREFERLHPGTEVRIQQIPWTAAHEKLLTAFAGDALPDVCQLGNTWIAEFAALGALEDLSDRVGADRPVDPQAFFPGVWEGNVVGDDAAGERLYGVPWYVDTRVLFYRTDLLAAAGFAEPPQSWDEWLAMARAVQTRQGADDHAMLLPTNEWEQPVILGLQAGSTMLRDGGRYGGFEQPEFARAFEFYASIFAEGLAPKTPNTRIANVWQEFERGAFVFYVTGPWNVAEFRKRLGPAMNGKWTTAPLPGPDDQFPGASMAGGCSLVLFAASPRKDAAWRLVEYLACPEQQAAFFAASGNLPTRRAAWQDPRLAQDEHLAAFRRQLDNVVALPRVPEWEQIAMRVWPAAEAAINGRATTAAALARLDRQVDSILEKRRWMLARHSPRIAEAD; encoded by the coding sequence ATGGCTGGTCCCGTCGTCTCACCGAAGTTTGCCGCGGCGTGGCTCGCTCTGAGCCTCGCGCTCGGCTGCAGCCGCGGGGACCAGCGGGCCGAGCGGATCGAGTTCTGGGCGATCGGCTCAGAAGGAGAGGTCGTCGCCCCGTTGGTGCGGGAGTTCGAGCGGCTCCACCCGGGGACGGAAGTTCGGATCCAGCAGATCCCCTGGACCGCAGCTCACGAGAAGCTGCTGACCGCGTTCGCCGGCGACGCCCTTCCCGACGTCTGCCAATTGGGAAACACCTGGATCGCGGAGTTTGCGGCGCTCGGGGCGCTGGAGGATCTTTCCGACCGCGTCGGCGCGGATCGACCTGTCGACCCGCAGGCTTTCTTCCCCGGCGTGTGGGAAGGCAACGTCGTCGGCGACGACGCGGCGGGCGAGCGACTGTACGGCGTCCCCTGGTACGTCGATACGCGGGTGCTGTTTTATCGCACTGATCTGCTGGCAGCTGCCGGGTTCGCCGAGCCCCCGCAGAGTTGGGACGAGTGGCTCGCAATGGCCCGGGCCGTCCAAACGCGGCAGGGCGCTGACGACCACGCCATGCTGCTGCCGACGAATGAGTGGGAACAGCCGGTGATTCTGGGGCTGCAAGCCGGCTCGACGATGCTGCGCGACGGGGGCCGCTATGGCGGGTTCGAACAGCCGGAGTTCGCTCGGGCGTTCGAGTTCTACGCCTCGATCTTCGCCGAGGGGCTTGCTCCCAAGACCCCCAACACGCGGATCGCCAACGTGTGGCAGGAGTTCGAGCGCGGGGCGTTCGTGTTCTACGTTACGGGGCCGTGGAACGTCGCCGAATTTCGCAAGCGGCTCGGCCCCGCGATGAACGGCAAATGGACCACGGCGCCCCTGCCCGGGCCCGACGACCAGTTCCCCGGCGCCTCGATGGCGGGGGGCTGCAGCTTGGTGCTGTTCGCTGCGTCGCCGCGGAAAGACGCGGCTTGGCGGCTGGTCGAATACCTCGCGTGCCCCGAGCAACAAGCGGCGTTCTTCGCCGCGTCGGGCAACTTGCCGACCCGTCGCGCCGCTTGGCAGGACCCGCGCCTTGCGCAGGACGAACATCTGGCGGCCTTTCGCCGGCAGTTGGACAACGTGGTCGCGCTGCCGCGGGTGCCTGAGTGGGAGCAGATCGCGATGCGCGTTTGGCCCGCCGCCGAGGCGGCGATCAACGGCCGCGCTACGACCGCCGCGGCGCTTGCGCGACTCGATCGGCAGGTCGATTCGATCCTCGAGAAGCGCCGGTGGATGCTTGCCCGTCACTCGCCCCGAATTGCGGAGGCGGACTGA
- a CDS encoding sugar ABC transporter permease, whose translation MAIPASLSQATNRTFGAQPGPAGSSGRFLGIAAGWWFVAPALVIVGAFFLGPIAASFVLSVTDFDIYALADWRNLRFSGGQNFSRLLVGEQSGVFWQALKNTCYFVLVGGPLSVLVSLGAALLLEAKLARWKGLLRVVFFAPVVTTLVATSIVWRYLYHGKYGLINHALESLGVDPIDWLGDPRWAMPAIIVMAVWKNFGYNMVIFMAGLQSIPTELYEAAALDGATPARRFVYVTLPALAPTFLFVGVTTMIGCFQLFAEPYVMTRGGPEGSTYSLVMLMYEEGFRWWRLGAASAAALVLFAITLAAAAVQMSLQRRALA comes from the coding sequence ATGGCGATCCCCGCGTCACTCTCGCAGGCGACGAACCGAACGTTTGGCGCGCAACCGGGCCCGGCCGGCAGTTCGGGGCGGTTCCTCGGAATTGCCGCCGGGTGGTGGTTCGTCGCCCCGGCGCTGGTGATCGTGGGGGCGTTTTTCCTGGGGCCGATCGCGGCGTCGTTCGTCCTCAGCGTGACCGACTTCGACATCTACGCCCTGGCCGACTGGCGGAACCTGAGGTTCTCCGGCGGGCAGAACTTCAGCCGGCTGCTGGTCGGCGAGCAGAGCGGCGTCTTCTGGCAGGCCCTGAAGAACACATGTTACTTCGTGCTCGTCGGGGGGCCGCTGTCGGTGCTCGTCTCGCTGGGAGCCGCCTTGCTGCTGGAGGCCAAGCTCGCCCGTTGGAAGGGGCTGTTGCGGGTCGTCTTTTTCGCCCCGGTCGTGACGACCCTTGTGGCGACCTCGATCGTGTGGCGCTATCTGTACCACGGCAAGTACGGGCTGATCAATCACGCGCTCGAGTCGCTCGGGGTCGACCCGATCGACTGGCTCGGCGATCCGCGGTGGGCGATGCCGGCAATCATCGTGATGGCCGTCTGGAAGAACTTCGGCTACAACATGGTCATCTTCATGGCGGGATTGCAGAGCATCCCGACCGAGCTCTACGAGGCCGCGGCGCTCGATGGCGCCACGCCCGCCCGGCGGTTTGTCTACGTCACGCTGCCGGCCTTGGCGCCCACGTTTCTGTTCGTGGGGGTCACGACGATGATCGGCTGCTTTCAGCTCTTCGCCGAGCCGTATGTGATGACTCGCGGCGGGCCGGAGGGCAGCACCTACAGCCTCGTCATGCTGATGTACGAGGAGGGCTTCCGTTGGTGGCGCCTGGGAGCGGCTTCGGCGGCGGCCTTGGTGTTGTTCGCCATCACGCTGGCCGCAGCCGCAGTGCAGATGTCCCTCCAGCGGAGGGCGCTTGCATGA
- a CDS encoding carbohydrate ABC transporter permease, which translates to MNRIVASMALNGLLIVLALSVMAPLAWTVAASVMPAGSAQQYPPPLWPREFTLDNYRQLFSRLNMGRYFANSVAVSLAITASALLLNSMAGYAFAKLRFRGRDRVFKLLLAGLVVPIQAAMLPLFLLLKHMGVINTYWAVVIPSMATIYGVFLVRQYATSIPDSLLDAARVDGAGELRIYLSVVLPLLRPVLATLGIFTFLAAWNDFMWPLAVLTGNDSYTLPVALAILSGEHVQDAELMMAGSVVTMLPALVLFAALQRQLIGGIMMGSVKG; encoded by the coding sequence ATGAACCGCATCGTCGCCTCCATGGCTCTGAACGGCCTGTTGATCGTGTTGGCCCTGTCGGTCATGGCGCCCCTGGCGTGGACCGTAGCGGCCTCGGTGATGCCGGCCGGATCGGCCCAGCAGTACCCGCCCCCCCTGTGGCCGCGGGAGTTTACGCTCGACAACTACCGGCAACTGTTCAGTCGGCTGAACATGGGGCGATATTTTGCCAACAGCGTCGCTGTGTCGCTGGCGATCACGGCCAGCGCGTTGCTGTTGAACTCGATGGCCGGCTATGCGTTCGCCAAGCTGCGATTCCGAGGTCGCGACCGGGTGTTCAAACTGCTGTTGGCCGGGCTCGTCGTCCCGATCCAGGCGGCCATGCTGCCGCTGTTTTTGCTGCTGAAGCACATGGGGGTCATCAACACCTACTGGGCGGTCGTCATCCCTTCGATGGCCACGATTTACGGAGTTTTTCTGGTTCGGCAGTACGCGACGTCGATTCCCGACAGTCTGCTCGACGCCGCCCGGGTCGACGGGGCAGGGGAGCTGCGAATCTACCTCTCGGTGGTCCTCCCCCTGCTGCGGCCGGTGCTGGCCACGCTGGGGATATTCACCTTTCTGGCCGCGTGGAACGACTTCATGTGGCCGCTGGCGGTGCTCACGGGGAACGATTCCTACACCTTGCCGGTCGCCCTGGCGATCCTGTCAGGGGAGCATGTCCAGGATGCGGAACTCATGATGGCGGGCTCGGTGGTGACAATGCTGCCGGCCCTGGTTTTATTTGCGGCGCTACAGCGACAACTCATTGGCGGGATTATGATGGGAAGCGTCAAAGGTTAA
- a CDS encoding beta-glucosidase codes for MNRPDASKLPPPVPRFPADFVWGAATSAYQIEGSPDADGAGLSIWDEFARSPGNIAANDNGDVACDHYRRWREDVALMSELGLQAYRFSVAWSRVLPAGTGRVNGAGLDFYDRLVDELVDRGIAPYVTLYHWDLPAALDARGGWLNPDSAEWFAEYATVVADRLGDRVASWATLNEPWVSAHCGYLVGEHAPGRRSRHDACQAANNLIRAHAAGLAALRSRGVPSAGIVVNLTPQHPASDSPADEHAARLAHAYINRQFLDPILLGSHPEEMATLYGDAWRPLSAADLAAASRPVDFVGVNYYLREVVEADPAATPFGMKIVRQLGRPYSEMGWEIYPDGLREILVWVRDRYGDMPLAITENGVALIDPPVVDGTVADGPRIDYLRAHLAAAAEALATGVDLRGYFLWSLLDNFEWAHGYGKRFGMVHVDPTTGRRTPKTSAWWYRGQIEASASAKARPAAAALGETP; via the coding sequence GTGAATCGGCCGGACGCGAGCAAACTGCCGCCGCCCGTACCGAGGTTTCCCGCCGACTTCGTGTGGGGCGCGGCGACGTCGGCCTACCAGATCGAAGGCTCCCCCGACGCGGACGGCGCAGGGCTGAGCATTTGGGACGAGTTCGCTCGCTCTCCCGGCAATATCGCGGCGAACGACAACGGCGACGTGGCGTGCGACCACTACCGGCGGTGGCGCGAAGACGTCGCCTTGATGAGCGAACTGGGACTGCAGGCCTATCGGTTCAGCGTCGCCTGGAGCCGCGTCCTCCCCGCGGGGACCGGCCGAGTGAACGGTGCCGGACTTGACTTCTACGATCGGCTGGTCGACGAGTTGGTCGACCGCGGCATCGCCCCCTACGTCACGCTCTATCACTGGGATCTGCCCGCGGCGCTCGACGCCCGCGGCGGGTGGCTCAATCCTGACTCGGCGGAGTGGTTCGCCGAGTATGCGACCGTCGTCGCCGATCGGCTGGGAGATCGAGTCGCCAGTTGGGCGACGCTCAACGAGCCGTGGGTGTCGGCCCATTGCGGCTACCTCGTCGGCGAGCACGCCCCAGGGCGGCGCAGTCGGCACGACGCCTGCCAAGCGGCCAACAATCTGATCCGCGCCCACGCGGCAGGCTTGGCCGCGTTGCGGAGTCGCGGCGTCCCCAGCGCGGGGATCGTCGTCAATCTGACCCCCCAGCACCCGGCAAGCGATTCGCCGGCCGACGAGCACGCGGCGCGGCTGGCCCATGCGTATATCAATCGCCAATTCCTTGATCCCATCCTCTTGGGCAGCCATCCTGAAGAGATGGCGACGCTGTACGGAGACGCTTGGCGGCCCCTCTCCGCAGCCGACTTGGCTGCGGCGAGTCGGCCGGTCGACTTCGTCGGGGTGAATTATTACCTCCGCGAGGTCGTCGAAGCCGATCCCGCGGCGACGCCGTTCGGCATGAAGATCGTGCGGCAACTCGGGCGGCCTTACTCCGAGATGGGATGGGAGATTTATCCCGACGGACTCCGGGAAATCCTCGTCTGGGTCCGCGATCGCTACGGCGACATGCCGCTGGCGATCACCGAGAACGGCGTTGCGCTGATTGATCCCCCCGTGGTCGACGGCACGGTAGCGGACGGTCCGCGCATCGACTACCTCCGCGCCCACTTGGCCGCTGCAGCCGAGGCGCTGGCCACGGGGGTCGACCTGCGCGGGTATTTCCTGTGGTCGCTGTTGGACAACTTTGAATGGGCGCACGGTTACGGCAAACGCTTCGGCATGGTCCACGTCGATCCGACGACGGGTCGCCGTACGCCCAAGACCAGCGCGTGGTGGTACCGCGGGCAGATCGAAGCCTCCGCCTCCGCCAAGGCACGCCCTGCGGCAGCCGCACTTGGGGAGACGCCATGA